A window from Candidatus Thermoplasmatota archaeon encodes these proteins:
- a CDS encoding DNA polymerase II, translated as MGSWDVRLLNASYKEEGEGVVVELFGKTRDDMSISIRVEGFHPYFYIVEPPKVLVDDFERDPEVRRMEDVQLWTDGETRDCKKVFLRLPRRTPEYRTRAKSHCRVLAADIPFALRFIFDQDLGSCVRIEGEEVEGPYSTDIVVKAETFGQIEPFSPRLTILSFDIENSIKDGTIFTICCALRENGELHEKCFEGPEKEMIEGFVNYVKEKDPDVITGYNIDGYDIPVLLERARKNGIPDLHLSRNEIRMREGGGRFWRIYGRIVADAWWNAKRELRPKQETLDHVAKLVLGEGKKDVDPTKIDEEWKRDKDRVIRYCKKDAELALRILEDIAILEKSMDLGAVSKLPVDYVLNGRTSSLIDSLLIRAADRAGVGVPMTRQGRKGESIEGGYVHTIPSGLYHWVCVLDFKAMYPNLIIANNICFTTLSEEGTFSSPTGERFLSKDQKPGLLPKILSDLMEERDEAKALMKEAKGEKRKYYNGLQNAIKILMNAFYGVFASSFYRFTNPKIGATITAIARENTKALISQLEDEDISVIYGDTDSVFFQSPEESLDGAVKMGQEIAKRFSKGGAILEFEKVMDPFFSHGRKKRYVGKVLWPEEDLLVRGYELRRTDAFDLQSEGQAMLFERMMEDDIDGAVRIARDLVADTKEGKVSHEKLVISRSVKAEKDYVTPDALPNVQAARKLKKWGYEVVPGMKVSWIVTDAKKSPQRIHPYVSGREFDGSPDWNYYARRLAHTLAYVTEVFGWDDKSLLAGSQQVTLFRDEFDSKRRDETRVKKTEKKLTLKDFM; from the coding sequence ATGGGAAGCTGGGATGTCAGACTGCTCAACGCCTCCTACAAAGAAGAGGGTGAGGGGGTCGTCGTCGAACTTTTCGGGAAGACTCGTGATGATATGTCCATATCCATAAGGGTCGAAGGGTTCCATCCCTACTTCTACATAGTCGAGCCGCCCAAGGTTCTCGTTGACGACTTCGAACGCGATCCCGAGGTCAGGAGAATGGAGGACGTGCAGCTCTGGACCGACGGCGAGACGAGGGACTGCAAGAAGGTCTTCCTGCGATTGCCCCGGAGAACGCCCGAATACAGGACGCGAGCGAAAAGCCATTGTCGCGTTCTGGCGGCTGACATACCATTCGCACTCCGCTTCATCTTCGATCAGGACCTGGGTTCATGCGTGAGGATTGAGGGAGAAGAGGTGGAGGGTCCTTACAGCACGGATATCGTTGTCAAGGCCGAGACGTTCGGGCAGATCGAACCGTTCAGTCCCCGCCTGACGATTCTGAGCTTCGACATCGAGAACAGCATCAAGGACGGGACGATATTCACGATATGCTGTGCCCTGAGGGAGAACGGCGAGCTCCATGAGAAGTGCTTCGAAGGCCCGGAGAAGGAGATGATCGAGGGCTTTGTGAACTACGTGAAAGAGAAGGACCCCGACGTGATCACCGGATACAACATCGATGGGTACGACATACCGGTTCTTCTCGAGAGAGCCAGGAAGAACGGCATCCCCGACCTTCACCTCTCAAGAAATGAGATCCGTATGCGGGAGGGCGGCGGACGGTTCTGGCGAATCTACGGCCGAATAGTCGCTGATGCGTGGTGGAACGCCAAAAGGGAGCTGCGGCCGAAGCAAGAGACGCTCGACCACGTGGCGAAGCTTGTTCTCGGGGAAGGGAAGAAGGACGTCGATCCAACCAAGATAGATGAGGAGTGGAAGAGGGACAAGGACCGGGTGATCCGGTACTGCAAGAAGGACGCCGAGCTCGCACTTCGCATCTTGGAGGACATAGCCATCCTGGAGAAATCGATGGACCTTGGGGCGGTCTCCAAGCTTCCGGTCGATTACGTCCTGAACGGGAGGACATCATCGCTGATAGACTCCTTGCTCATCAGGGCCGCCGATCGCGCGGGCGTGGGAGTACCGATGACCCGCCAGGGTCGCAAAGGGGAGTCCATAGAGGGCGGCTACGTTCACACAATCCCGTCCGGGCTGTACCACTGGGTCTGCGTCCTTGACTTCAAGGCGATGTATCCGAATCTGATCATCGCCAACAACATCTGCTTCACGACACTCTCCGAGGAGGGGACATTCTCAAGTCCCACAGGGGAGAGGTTCCTGAGCAAAGACCAGAAACCAGGCCTTCTGCCAAAAATCCTCAGCGACCTGATGGAGGAACGTGACGAAGCGAAGGCCCTCATGAAGGAAGCCAAAGGGGAGAAGAGGAAGTACTACAACGGATTGCAGAACGCCATCAAGATCCTGATGAACGCGTTCTACGGCGTCTTCGCATCGAGCTTCTACAGGTTCACCAATCCCAAGATCGGTGCTACCATAACCGCGATTGCCAGAGAGAACACCAAGGCCCTGATCTCCCAGCTCGAGGACGAGGACATCAGCGTGATCTACGGTGACACGGACAGCGTGTTCTTCCAGTCACCCGAGGAGAGTTTGGATGGCGCCGTGAAGATGGGGCAGGAAATCGCCAAGAGGTTCTCAAAGGGCGGGGCGATTCTTGAATTCGAGAAGGTCATGGACCCGTTCTTCTCTCACGGGAGGAAGAAGAGATATGTCGGCAAGGTCCTGTGGCCAGAGGAGGACCTTCTCGTTCGCGGTTACGAGCTCAGGAGGACGGATGCCTTCGATCTTCAGAGCGAGGGGCAGGCAATGCTCTTCGAGCGGATGATGGAGGATGACATAGACGGTGCGGTCCGCATCGCAAGGGACCTCGTTGCCGACACCAAGGAGGGAAAGGTGTCCCATGAGAAACTGGTCATATCGAGATCCGTGAAGGCCGAGAAGGACTACGTCACTCCAGATGCGCTTCCGAACGTCCAAGCGGCGCGCAAGTTGAAGAAGTGGGGCTACGAGGTCGTTCCCGGAATGAAGGTCTCCTGGATAGTCACAGACGCGAAGAAATCGCCGCAGCGGATCCACCCGTACGTCAGCGGCAGGGAGTTCGATGGATCGCCTGATTGGAACTACTACGCTCGCAGGCTGGCGCACACGCTCGCCTACGTCACGGAAGTCTTCGGATGGGACGATAAGAGCCTTTTGGCGGGAAGTCAGCAGGTCACCCTGTTCCGCGACGAATTCGACTCGAAGAGGAGGGACGAGACAAGGGTGAAGAAGACAGAGAAGAAACTCACCCTGAAGGACTTCATGTGA
- a CDS encoding phosphopantothenate/pantothenate synthetase: MMRIPKSHPRYESLMAREALVEGVKEGIVVRQGLIAHGRGEAFDYLIGEVSIEPAVEAGYAAAGHLLRAKHPVISVNGNVAALSAKETVGVAKAVGATIEVNIFHRTEDRVKRIVGRLKSAGAEVVLGLDPDAGIEGLDHPRGLCAKAGIYSADVVLVPLEDGDRAQALKDMGKVVLTIDLNPLSRTSRVSDVTIVDNITRCMPKLAIFATELRDDDERVDRILSEFDNRKNLSDVLRHIARRLGELESYSLD; this comes from the coding sequence GTGATGAGAATCCCCAAGAGCCATCCGCGCTACGAGTCCCTGATGGCGAGGGAAGCGCTCGTGGAAGGCGTCAAGGAGGGCATCGTCGTGAGGCAAGGACTCATAGCCCACGGCAGGGGCGAAGCGTTTGACTACCTGATTGGCGAAGTGAGTATCGAACCGGCAGTCGAGGCGGGGTATGCAGCGGCTGGGCATCTTCTCAGGGCAAAGCATCCAGTCATCTCGGTGAACGGTAATGTCGCCGCTCTGTCAGCCAAGGAGACGGTAGGGGTCGCCAAGGCAGTGGGTGCGACAATCGAGGTCAACATCTTTCATAGAACAGAGGATCGCGTGAAAAGGATCGTGGGGAGACTGAAGAGCGCTGGTGCTGAGGTCGTTCTTGGACTTGATCCCGACGCGGGAATCGAGGGATTGGACCATCCCAGAGGTTTGTGTGCCAAGGCGGGGATTTATTCGGCAGACGTGGTCCTTGTCCCGCTCGAGGACGGTGACAGGGCGCAAGCGTTGAAGGACATGGGGAAGGTCGTGTTGACGATAGATCTCAATCCGCTATCGAGGACGTCGCGAGTCTCCGACGTTACGATCGTCGACAACATCACGCGCTGCATGCCCAAACTCGCGATATTCGCCACTGAGCTCAGGGATGATGATGAGAGAGTGGACAGGATCCTTTCCGAGTTCGACAACAGGAAGAACCTCTCTGATGTTCTCAGACACATCGCACGAAGGCTCGGAGAGCTGGAATCATACTCTCTTGACTAG
- a CDS encoding DUF1611 domain-containing protein, with amino-acid sequence MKKAIVLCEEGFGRSVGKTANGLVRLSKKYGIVGVIDSSCAGQDAGAVLEGKPKGIHIYPSIEEALRLGERPDWLIIGVATIGGFLPAEFRPAIRHALQTGIGVISGLHEELALDPEFSDIARERGVEIRDIRKQPPFRELHHFANLAGDVDALRIPILGMDGSIGKRTTGWILSEALERADVESVFVVTGQTGLLQGAEYGLPLDAVGGDFIVGELEHQISLANEEREPQVILIEGQGSISHPAYVCGTRAIITASRPSGIVLQCAPGRKFRNYHKEELRIPMPSVEEEILLLESFSKSKVIALTVNKEGLTEEELNAVIDGYQSRFHIPACEPLTQGCEDIVERIKEML; translated from the coding sequence ATGAAGAAGGCGATAGTACTCTGTGAGGAAGGGTTTGGTCGGAGCGTGGGCAAAACCGCCAACGGCCTGGTGAGGCTCTCGAAGAAGTATGGGATTGTTGGAGTGATAGACAGCAGTTGTGCTGGCCAGGATGCTGGTGCCGTGCTGGAGGGGAAGCCGAAGGGGATACACATATATCCGTCGATTGAGGAAGCTCTCCGTCTCGGAGAGAGGCCCGATTGGCTCATAATCGGGGTCGCGACAATCGGAGGTTTCCTCCCGGCTGAGTTTAGGCCTGCCATACGACATGCGCTTCAGACCGGGATCGGTGTGATATCGGGTCTCCATGAGGAGCTGGCTTTGGATCCAGAGTTCTCGGACATCGCTCGAGAGAGAGGAGTGGAAATCAGGGATATCAGGAAGCAGCCCCCGTTCAGGGAGCTCCACCACTTCGCCAATCTTGCGGGAGACGTGGATGCGTTGAGGATTCCCATACTCGGGATGGATGGTTCGATAGGGAAGAGGACAACTGGATGGATCCTCAGTGAGGCCCTTGAGCGGGCGGATGTGGAGTCTGTGTTCGTCGTCACGGGTCAGACTGGCCTTCTTCAGGGAGCGGAATACGGTCTTCCCCTGGATGCAGTCGGCGGGGACTTCATTGTGGGCGAGCTGGAGCACCAGATCAGCTTGGCAAACGAGGAGAGAGAACCCCAGGTCATACTCATCGAAGGGCAGGGAAGCATATCCCACCCAGCCTACGTTTGCGGCACCCGGGCCATCATCACGGCAAGCAGACCGAGTGGCATAGTCCTTCAGTGCGCGCCCGGTCGCAAGTTCAGGAACTATCACAAGGAGGAGCTCCGCATACCGATGCCATCCGTTGAGGAAGAGATCCTGCTTCTGGAGTCCTTCTCCAAATCCAAGGTAATCGCTCTCACTGTGAACAAAGAGGGGCTGACCGAAGAGGAGTTGAATGCGGTCATCGATGGATACCAGTCTCGCTTTCACATTCCTGCGTGCGAGCCTCTGACACAAGGCTGTGAGGATATCGTTGAGAGAATCAAGGAGATGCTGTGA
- a CDS encoding tetratricopeptide repeat protein gives MSASGKSKVESNRAVSSGNELFKKGKFGDAMKEFNRALKTNPKNAIAWNNRGIILLKAGKSLESIKCFNEAIKVHANYSDAWMNKGLALAKLGKYRRAMKCYDRAVEIDPDNEIAWNNKGNLWSRRGKYDEALECFDKALDIDSDYVAAWNNRGATLLKTGKYHEALRCFNRVLRRRTGFAEVWLQKGRALMQLGRPRHAIICFEKALYYRDMYPAAEAAMKEAVEAKEAVE, from the coding sequence GTGTCGGCCAGTGGTAAGTCGAAGGTTGAGAGCAATCGCGCGGTCTCTTCGGGCAACGAGCTCTTCAAGAAGGGTAAGTTCGGGGACGCGATGAAGGAGTTCAACAGGGCCCTGAAGACGAATCCCAAGAACGCTATCGCGTGGAACAATCGGGGAATCATTCTCCTGAAAGCCGGTAAGTCTCTTGAGTCGATTAAGTGTTTCAACGAGGCGATCAAGGTCCACGCCAACTACTCCGATGCCTGGATGAACAAAGGTCTAGCGCTTGCCAAGCTGGGCAAGTACCGGAGAGCGATGAAATGCTACGACAGGGCAGTTGAGATCGATCCCGACAACGAGATTGCGTGGAACAACAAGGGGAACCTGTGGTCCAGGAGAGGGAAGTATGACGAGGCGTTGGAATGCTTCGACAAGGCGCTCGACATAGATAGTGACTACGTCGCGGCCTGGAACAACAGAGGCGCCACGCTGCTCAAGACTGGCAAGTATCACGAGGCTCTGAGATGCTTCAATAGGGTTCTTAGGAGGCGGACAGGCTTTGCCGAGGTCTGGCTCCAGAAGGGCAGGGCCCTCATGCAGCTCGGCCGTCCAAGGCATGCCATAATCTGTTTCGAGAAGGCTCTCTACTACCGGGACATGTACCCTGCCGCAGAGGCGGCTATGAAGGAGGCAGTAGAGGCGAAGGAGGCAGTCGAATAG
- a CDS encoding tetratricopeptide repeat protein translates to MMELEKLDVTLNMSRNVEVIEAAIESTGLSMDPSGNPTVQDVATSRNVLQLIDVKVKEAEEYFWRPLDSPEVYKRLTDLAVAVGDTGMARGYEIMMRTIEANDLEFLGRMSRFYGNNKKALGYYTRALELAPDHPLAGPDAEKASKAVDKASGELERAQRTLGSNPEDKKAWYRQAVAYMNLDKVDEAIESYHRTTELDPEDADAWAKKGTALLSLERYDEARPLLEKALELKPNSLTAKRGLNYLRYFTTGVATDLD, encoded by the coding sequence ATGATGGAACTCGAGAAACTCGATGTGACGCTCAACATGAGCAGGAATGTGGAAGTGATAGAAGCGGCGATAGAATCCACCGGTCTTAGCATGGATCCTTCGGGAAACCCGACTGTACAGGATGTCGCTACCAGTCGAAACGTGCTCCAGTTAATCGATGTGAAGGTGAAGGAGGCCGAGGAGTACTTCTGGCGCCCGCTCGATTCTCCCGAGGTCTACAAGAGACTGACGGACCTTGCTGTCGCAGTTGGTGACACCGGGATGGCGAGGGGCTACGAGATCATGATGAGAACGATAGAGGCGAACGACTTGGAGTTCCTTGGACGGATGTCCAGGTTCTACGGTAACAACAAGAAGGCTCTCGGATACTACACGAGGGCACTGGAGCTCGCTCCGGACCATCCGTTGGCGGGACCGGATGCCGAGAAGGCGTCCAAGGCGGTGGACAAGGCATCTGGAGAGCTGGAGAGGGCTCAGAGGACGCTCGGGTCCAATCCCGAGGACAAGAAGGCCTGGTACAGGCAGGCGGTCGCCTACATGAACCTCGACAAGGTAGACGAGGCTATCGAGTCATATCACAGGACGACCGAGCTAGACCCAGAGGACGCGGATGCATGGGCAAAGAAGGGAACAGCCTTGCTCAGCCTCGAGAGGTACGATGAGGCGCGACCCCTGCTGGAGAAGGCCCTGGAGCTGAAGCCGAACTCCCTGACAGCCAAGAGGGGGCTGAACTACCTCAGATACTTCACGACGGGCGTGGCGACCGACCTGGACTGA
- a CDS encoding sulfite exporter TauE/SafE family protein: MDFWTIALLIVMVFGVAFVYSNLGLGGGLLYVPILLSFTPYVKEVVVPISLTFTVATALSATINHRRKGLVDFNLALMLLSGALIGAVLGVLFNLNVPKEIFYSVFIAVILLMSSKMLRDWIRETRDEDADDDSKLTRPRRIASSTGTLASGFTSGSLGIGGGLINVPLMEYVLGRGARRAIGTSSLMIIFTGAFGFMTYLFLGTPEPIDFNLIFLLWPFVFVGAFVGSRWGLEKLKSRMVALIFIIVIFLAAAKMSIDLYSILT; this comes from the coding sequence ATGGACTTCTGGACCATCGCTCTCCTGATAGTCATGGTCTTTGGCGTCGCCTTCGTCTACTCGAACCTCGGCCTGGGCGGCGGGCTCCTCTACGTCCCCATCCTTCTCTCCTTCACGCCATACGTGAAGGAGGTCGTCGTCCCGATATCTCTGACGTTCACGGTCGCCACAGCGCTCTCCGCCACGATCAACCATCGGAGAAAGGGGCTGGTCGATTTCAACCTCGCCCTCATGCTTCTCTCTGGAGCCCTGATTGGCGCGGTTCTTGGCGTTCTCTTCAATCTCAACGTGCCCAAGGAGATCTTCTACTCCGTCTTCATTGCGGTCATTCTGCTCATGTCCTCGAAAATGCTCAGGGACTGGATCCGGGAGACCAGGGACGAGGACGCCGACGACGACTCGAAACTCACCAGACCGCGAAGGATTGCCAGCTCTACCGGAACGCTCGCGTCAGGGTTCACATCGGGCAGTCTCGGAATCGGCGGGGGATTGATCAACGTCCCGCTGATGGAGTATGTCCTCGGGCGGGGGGCGAGAAGAGCAATCGGAACATCGAGCCTCATGATCATATTCACAGGCGCTTTTGGGTTCATGACATATCTCTTCCTTGGAACCCCGGAGCCGATAGACTTCAATCTCATATTCCTACTCTGGCCCTTCGTCTTCGTCGGCGCCTTCGTGGGGTCAAGGTGGGGGCTGGAGAAGCTCAAGAGCAGGATGGTCGCTCTCATTTTCATCATCGTGATATTCCTTGCGGCCGCCAAGATGAGCATCGATCTCTACTCCATTCTGACCTGA
- a CDS encoding THUMP domain-containing protein has translation MTRFLIRYGEIALKGDWVRKKFQDKLVANIQDYFLHERIQCMMRSERGRIFLDTDEIPRASDLLSRIFGITSFSAVETTSSDMKDVAQLAAEQFGTKLKRGTSFAVRARRSGNHKYTSPELAGYVGGAMQSAFEDLAVDLSNPDLEIFIEVRGKEAYVFGGRTPGPGGMPMGTQGTVLAAVFSDEGVAGAWLMMKRGCKVHIAHSDQQDNVEPLKKWDIRLMTHRLNDASELDSIVKETGSQGFVTVWRERRRSVPTKNVPVFYPTIGLTQKELDDLLRRIGS, from the coding sequence ATGACCAGGTTCCTGATCAGGTATGGCGAGATAGCCCTGAAAGGCGATTGGGTTAGGAAGAAGTTCCAGGACAAGCTGGTCGCCAACATCCAGGACTACTTCCTTCACGAGCGCATCCAGTGCATGATGAGGTCGGAGCGCGGAAGGATCTTTCTGGACACGGACGAGATCCCGCGAGCCTCGGATTTACTGAGCAGGATATTCGGGATCACTTCCTTCAGCGCCGTGGAGACTACGAGCTCCGACATGAAGGACGTGGCGCAACTCGCCGCTGAACAGTTCGGCACCAAACTCAAGCGGGGAACCAGTTTCGCGGTGAGGGCCAGGAGATCTGGGAACCATAAGTACACGAGTCCAGAATTGGCGGGCTATGTGGGCGGTGCAATGCAATCGGCGTTCGAGGACCTGGCGGTGGACTTGAGCAATCCGGATCTTGAGATCTTCATCGAGGTCAGAGGGAAGGAGGCCTACGTTTTTGGCGGGAGGACGCCGGGACCGGGCGGGATGCCCATGGGCACCCAGGGCACCGTTCTCGCAGCCGTGTTCTCCGACGAGGGCGTGGCCGGAGCGTGGCTCATGATGAAGAGAGGGTGCAAGGTTCACATCGCCCACTCCGATCAGCAGGATAATGTTGAACCGCTCAAGAAGTGGGATATCCGTTTGATGACCCACCGCCTCAATGATGCGTCCGAGCTGGATTCCATAGTGAAGGAGACCGGCTCCCAGGGTTTCGTGACGGTCTGGCGGGAGAGGAGGCGCTCCGTGCCGACCAAGAACGTCCCTGTCTTCTACCCGACGATCGGGTTGACACAAAAGGAGTTGGATGACCTTCTGCGGAGGATTGGAAGCTAG
- a CDS encoding redox-regulated ATPase YchF: MEIGIVGKPNVGKSTFFSAATLAPAEIADYPFTTIEANRGVTYVRAKCPHEELGVECNPNNAPCENGTRLVPVEMLDVAGLVPDAHKGRGLGNKFLDDLRQAKALIHIVDASGGTDHEGNIVQSGTHDPLSDVQFLDTEISQWIRSILEKGWKKVVRQVQLDGLKVEKAIQERMTGLGFTDAMVLDSLRRMETDETPMNWSEDDILRLADNLRTVGKPMIVAANKCDVAPDGNIKRLESLDDKIVVPTSAEAELALRRAAKSDLISYGVGDDHFEILDESGLNAEQLKGLEFMSNVLKKFGSTGIQKCVEEAVFNLLDMIVVYPVEDENKWTDKDGRALPDAYLLPRGSNAKDLAYEVHTDLGDNFIRAIDGRTKRVLGADHELKDGDIITIAARA; this comes from the coding sequence ATGGAAATTGGGATTGTAGGGAAGCCAAACGTCGGGAAATCGACCTTCTTTTCCGCAGCAACTCTAGCTCCCGCCGAAATCGCGGACTACCCCTTCACGACGATCGAAGCGAACAGAGGAGTCACTTATGTGAGGGCGAAGTGTCCCCACGAGGAGCTGGGAGTCGAGTGCAACCCGAACAACGCCCCTTGCGAAAACGGGACCCGGCTTGTGCCCGTCGAGATGCTGGACGTTGCAGGTCTCGTTCCGGACGCTCACAAAGGCCGGGGACTCGGCAACAAGTTCTTGGACGACCTCAGACAGGCGAAGGCCCTGATTCATATCGTTGATGCCAGTGGCGGCACGGACCACGAGGGGAACATAGTTCAGTCGGGTACCCACGACCCCCTGTCCGATGTGCAGTTCCTGGACACCGAGATCTCTCAGTGGATAAGGAGCATCCTGGAGAAAGGATGGAAGAAGGTCGTCAGGCAGGTCCAGCTGGACGGACTAAAGGTTGAGAAGGCGATCCAGGAGAGGATGACCGGTCTGGGATTCACCGATGCAATGGTCCTGGACTCGCTTAGACGGATGGAGACCGATGAGACGCCAATGAACTGGTCCGAGGACGACATTCTCAGACTCGCGGACAACCTTCGCACGGTCGGCAAACCCATGATAGTCGCCGCCAACAAGTGCGATGTCGCCCCGGATGGGAACATCAAGAGGCTGGAATCCCTGGATGACAAGATAGTTGTTCCGACATCCGCGGAAGCGGAGCTTGCCCTTCGGCGCGCGGCGAAATCAGACCTAATCTCGTACGGAGTGGGAGACGATCACTTCGAGATTCTGGATGAGAGCGGGCTGAACGCCGAGCAGCTCAAGGGTTTGGAATTCATGAGCAATGTCTTGAAGAAATTCGGCAGCACCGGGATCCAGAAATGCGTGGAGGAGGCCGTGTTCAATCTTCTGGACATGATAGTCGTCTACCCGGTCGAGGATGAGAACAAGTGGACCGACAAGGACGGTCGAGCGCTGCCCGATGCCTACCTTCTTCCCCGGGGCAGCAATGCAAAGGATTTAGCATACGAGGTGCATACAGACCTCGGAGACAACTTCATTCGTGCTATTGATGGCAGAACCAAGAGGGTTCTCGGTGCCGATCACGAGCTGAAGGATGGAGACATCATCACGATAGCGGCAAGGGCGTAA
- a CDS encoding 50S ribosomal protein L15e: MYHFVRDAWKDPDASYVKELQWRRMIEWRKGPSFQRVERPTRIDRARALGYKAKQGYVIVRARVRRGGLRKHTIKGGRRPKRKGLKKITMAKSIQRIAEERTAKRHPNLEVLNSYWVGEDGMSKYYEVILVDPHHPVIKSDPKISWIGNPPHKRRVYRGLTSAGKKGRGLRKKGKGAEKIRPSLKAHDNKGK, encoded by the coding sequence ATGTATCATTTTGTAAGAGATGCTTGGAAGGACCCTGACGCCAGCTACGTCAAGGAATTGCAGTGGCGCAGGATGATCGAGTGGAGGAAAGGTCCCTCCTTCCAGAGGGTCGAGAGGCCCACGAGGATTGACCGCGCCCGGGCCCTCGGGTACAAGGCGAAGCAGGGCTACGTCATCGTGCGGGCGAGAGTTAGGAGAGGAGGCTTGCGAAAGCACACCATCAAGGGCGGTCGAAGGCCCAAGAGGAAAGGCTTGAAGAAAATCACGATGGCAAAGAGCATCCAGAGGATAGCCGAGGAAAGGACCGCCAAGAGGCACCCGAACCTGGAGGTTCTAAACTCCTACTGGGTGGGTGAGGACGGGATGAGCAAGTACTATGAAGTCATTCTGGTCGACCCGCATCATCCCGTGATAAAAAGCGACCCAAAGATCTCGTGGATAGGAAATCCTCCTCACAAGCGCAGGGTCTACCGGGGTCTGACATCGGCCGGAAAGAAGGGTCGCGGACTGAGGAAGAAGGGCAAGGGTGCGGAGAAGATCCGCCCGTCCTTGAAAGCTCACGACAACAAGGGGAAGTAG
- a CDS encoding nitroreductase family protein: protein MDVADAIRARRALRVLSDRSIGNEAVNSLVEAARLAPSCFNNQPWRFIFAQAEPALSAVKDALPGGNNWATRAPLIIAVAARRDDDCKLSDGRDYFLFDCGLSVSQLILRAVELNLIAHPIAGYDPEAVKKALGIPEDYVVITLIVCAHQGDDDSLLSEKQREIEPERPERDPIDDDFFLDSWGNPFTE from the coding sequence ATGGATGTTGCAGATGCCATACGCGCAAGGAGAGCCCTGAGGGTTCTCAGCGACCGTTCGATAGGAAATGAAGCAGTCAACTCCCTGGTCGAGGCCGCGCGACTCGCACCGTCCTGCTTCAACAATCAGCCCTGGCGATTCATCTTCGCGCAGGCTGAGCCTGCCCTGTCCGCGGTGAAGGATGCCCTGCCGGGCGGGAACAACTGGGCCACGAGGGCACCCTTGATAATCGCTGTTGCCGCCAGGCGGGATGATGACTGCAAGCTCTCCGACGGGCGCGACTACTTCCTCTTCGACTGCGGACTATCCGTCAGTCAACTGATCCTGCGAGCCGTGGAACTGAATCTCATCGCCCATCCCATCGCCGGCTATGACCCCGAGGCAGTCAAGAAGGCGCTCGGCATTCCTGAAGACTACGTTGTCATCACCCTGATCGTCTGCGCCCATCAGGGTGACGATGATAGCCTTCTCTCGGAGAAACAGAGGGAAATCGAGCCAGAAAGGCCAGAACGGGATCCCATCGACGATGACTTCTTCCTGGACTCCTGGGGGAATCCCTTCACGGAGTAG